ATCAGGGCCGCAGCGTGCGACAGAGCGCCTTCCAAAATGCCCTCCTGGCTGGGGCGGGCCAGCAGGTCAGCGATGACCCTGGTGGCGTCGAGGCTCTCACCCGCTGGCGTACCGGACCCGCGCGGGTCGGCAGGGCTGGGCGTCTGCTGGGGGGTGCGGGGGCGCCTGAACACGTTGCCGGTAGTATACCCGCGCTACCCTGCCCCGCATGACGGCCTCTCCCTTTCCCCACGAGTCGGTCACGGCGCCCGTTCAACAGGCCTATGCCCGCTACGAGCGCCAGGCCAAAAGCTGGCTGACCGGCTACGCGCAGCGCGGCGGACGGGTGTTTTGCGGCGCGGGGTGCAGTGCGTGCTGCACCATGCCCATCCGGGTGAGCCTGGCCGAGGCGCTGCTGATGGCCAGGGCAGTGGACGAGGCGCAGGCCAGCGCCGTCGAGACCCACGCCCGCGCCGCCGTTCAGAACGCCCGCACCGCGCGCGACGACGATGAATATGTGCGCCGCCACCGCCTGGAATTGGGGTTCTGCCCCATTCTGGACCGCGAGACCGGCAGTTGCAGCCGCTATGAGGCGCGGCCCACACGCTGCCGCGACACCTACAGCGCTTTTCCGGCCCACTACTGCGAGGCCGAGACCTGGGAGCGCATGAGCCGCCGGGAGCAGGCCGAGTACCGCCGCGAGGTGGCCCGCACGCCCGGCACCGACGGCGAACTGCACTTTATTGCCCCTCTGGAACACCTCTCGGAGCCGGTGTGGGCGGCCGCTGCCCGCGCCATGCGCCGCGAGTGGGGCCTAGAGGTCTGGGGCGACTTCTGGCTGCTGACCACGCTGGCCGCCGACGCCAAGTTCATGGCGGCCGTTGCCGCTGGGGATGCGCGCCGGGCCTGGCAGGTCGCTTCAGGACGCGGGCTGGCCCACCGGATGCTGCTGGAATTCGGGGAGTAAGGAGCCCCCCACAGCCAAAAGAGAAACCCCCGCGCCAGGCGGGGATTTTCTGTGGTGGGCGGTGAGGGATTTGAACCCCCGACCCGTCGCTTGTAAGGCGAAAGCTCTACCGCTGAGCTAACCGCCCACGCGGCCTGACATCGTAAAGGCTCCGGGCGCCCGGCGCAAGGGGGAGGGGCGCGGCAGGGCAGGCTTTGTGAGCGCATGCCGGTCTGGCACACCTGCTGGGGTATACTGGGGGCCGTTCCTCGAACGAGGGGTGGGTGAACAGACCCACCTTTTTTCGTGGAGGGGGTGGTTGAACAGGCTGGCTCTGCGCTGGCCGAGACAATATGAATAACAACGCAACACACAATCTGGAGCAGCTGGCCCGCACGGCCCTCGATCCCCTGGGATACGAGGTGCTGGAAGTTCAGGTGCAGAATCTGGGCGGACAACCGATTGTCCTGATTCGCATTGACCGCCTTGACGAGCAGCCGGTCACGGTGGACGACCTGACGAAAGCCAGCCGCGCTGCCGAGGTCGAGTTTGACCAGGCCGACCCGATTGCCGGCGAGTACCGCCTGGAATTCGAGTCGCCGGGCGGCAAGCGGCCCCTGCTGCGGGCGCGCCATTTCGAGCGCATGCTGGGGCTGAAAGCGCGGGTGCGCGGCGAGGGCGGCGTGGCTTTCACGGCCCCTATTCAGGCAGTCGAGGGTGACCGCGTGACCTTCATGGTGGGCGGCGAGGCACAGATCCTGACGGTCGGCACCTTTCAGGCCAACCTGGCCGAGTTCCCTGACCGTCACCGTTAATCAAGGCTGCACCCCCAGGGCGGGGGCAAAGGAAGAGTGAGATGAGCCAACCAGAATTCAATTTTGCCGATGCGCTGCGCGAAGTGGCGCAGGCACGCAACATCAACGAGCTGCAACTGATTGAAGCGTTCGAGCAGAGCCTCGCGCAGGCGTACACCCGCAACGTCGAACCCGACAAGCGCATTGAAGTGCACCTGGACCCCCAGAGCGGCGAACTGGAAGTGCTGGTCGTGCGTGAGGTCGTGGAAAAGGTTGAGGACGAGCACCTGCAGATCTCTCTGGCGGACGCGCTGGAGCTGGACCCTGGCGTCGAAATCGGCATGGAGATGGAGTTTCCGGTCGACCGCGAGAAGTTCTCGCGCATCGCCCTGCAGGCCGCCAAGCAGACCCTGACCCAGAAGATGCGCGAAACCGAGCGCAACGTGGTCTTCAACGAATACAAGGACCGCGAGGGCCAGGTGCTGACGGCCCAGGTGGTCCGCAGCGACAACAAGGGCAACTGGTTCGTGGAACTGGGCGCCGGCGAGGCCATTCTGCCCCCCCGCGAGCAGATTCCCGGCGAGAAGCTGACCCCCGGCAACCGCGTCAAGATTTACCTCAAGGAAGTGCGCAAGACGCCCAAGGGGCCGACCATTCTGGCCAGCCGCGCCGACGAGCGGCTGCTGGACTACCTGCTGCGTCAGGAAATCCCCGAAGTCGCCAATGGCATCGTGGAGGTCAAGGCCATTTCGCGCGAGGCTGGGCAGCGCAGCAAGGTCGCCGTGTTCTCGCACAACAGCAACGTGGACCCCATCGGCGCCTGCATCGGGCACCGCGGGAACCGCATCCAGGCCGTCACTGGCGAACTGGGCCGCGAGCGCGTGGACGTCATTCTGTGGGACGGCAACACCCGCGACTTCATTCGCAACGCGCTGTCCCCCGCTAAAGTCGGCCTGATTGAGGTGCAGCCGGAGCGCCGCGAGGCCACCGTGACCGTGACGCCCGACCAGCTGTCGCTGGCCATCGGCAAGGGCGGCCAGAACGTGCGCCTGGCGGCCAAGCTGACCGGCTTCAAGATTGACCTACGCGAAACCGCCGCCATCAGCGACTTGGACGCCGCCATGCAGCAAGCCCTGCAAGACGAGCAGGATGGCCAGAACAGCGGCGCCGCCCAGTCGGCCTTCGACGCACTGTTTAAGGACAGTAAGTCGGTCGCCACCGCCAGCCCCGACGACGTGGAGTAATCCTTGACCGGCCCCCAGACCCTGAAGCATGTCCCCGAGCGCACCTGCGTGGCGTGCCGCCGCAAACGGCCGCAAGGCGAATTTCTACGCCTGACCAAGGTGGACGGCGCGTGGCAACTGGGGCAGCGGCCCAGACAGGGCCGGGGGGCTTACCTGTGCGCAGATACACCCACCTGCTGGCAAGACAAGCGGCTGCGGCGGGCTTTTGGCGCTCAGGCGACGACTGTGGCCGAACTGGCACAGCGCACGGTCACGCCGGGCGCCCCCGATTCATAATGCGTTTTGCGCCTATGGCGCAGAGCAGGACTCACCGGAGGTGAGCATGTCGAAAGTTCGTATCTATACCCTCGCCAAGGACCTTGGCGTCGAAAACGCAAGAATGCTGGAAATTCTCGATGGCCTGGGCGTGTCGTACAAGAGCGTCAGCAGCACCATCGAAGAAGACACTGTCGAGCTGATTAAGCAGATTCTGGCCGAGGAGCAGGGCGGCGAAGCGCCCACCGCCGCCGCCGAGCCGGAAACGGCCACCCCGGCGGCAGCACAGCCCACCACTGTTCAGTCGGCACCGGCAGCCACGGCCCAGTCCAGTGCCGCGCCCAAGGCGGCCGAAGCCTCCACCGCTGTGGCCGATCCTGAGGCTGAATCGGAAGTCCCCCACCGCGCGCCCGTCGTGACCATCATGGGTCACGTGGACCACGGCAAGACCAGCCTGCTGGACTACATCCGCAAAACGAAGGTTGCAGCCAAGGAAGCGGGCGGCATTACCCAGCACGTCGGGGCCTTTGAAGCCAAGACGAGCAAGGGCAAGATCGTCTTTATCGACACGCCCGGCCACGAAGCGTTTACGACCATCCGGGCGCGCGGCGCCAACGTGGCCGACATCGCCATCATCGTGATTGCCGCCGACGACTCGCTGATGCCCCAGACCCGCGAGGCCATCGCCCACGCGCAGGCCGCCAAGGTGCCCATGATCGTGGCCATCAACAAGGTGGACCTGCCCCAGGCTGACCCCGAGCGCGTCAAGACCGACCTGACCCAGCTCAACCTCGTGCCCGAAGAGTACGGCGGGGACCTCGTGGTCGTGCCGGTCAGCGCCAAGACCGGCGAGGGCGTGGAAGACCTGCTGGAATACATCAGCCTGACGGCCGAACTTGAAGACCTGCGCGCTGACCCCAAGGGCAAGTTCAGCGGCGTGGTGATTGAAGGCAAGGTGGACAAGCAGGCCGGCGTGCTGGCGACCGTCATGGTGCAGGAAGGCACGCTGCATGTGGGCGACTTCCTGGTCGTGGGCGAAGGCTACGGCAAGATCAAGGCCATGAGTGACAGCGCAGGCGCGCGCATCAAGGACGCGGGCCCCAGCACGCCGGTGCAGATTCTGGGCTTCAGTGAGGTGCCCAGCAGCGGCGAAACGGTCAGCTCGGCCAAGAACGAACACGCCGCGCGCGAGGTGGTGGCGCAGCGCGTGGACACCCGCCGCGACGCCGAGAACGCCCGCGTGCAGCGCCGCCTGACCCTGGAAGAGATGATGGGACCGCTGGGCAGCGTGCGCACCGTCAACCTGATTCTGCGTGCCGACACTCAGGGCAGCGTCGAAGCCCTGCAGGGCATCCTGGCCCGCAAGGAAAGCGACGACGTGAAGATCAACGTCATGCTGGCCGGTATCGGCGCCCCCACCGAAGGCGACGTGCTGCTGGCGTCCACCGCCGAAGCGACCATCCTGTGCTTCAGCGTGACCCCCTCGGGCGGCGTGAAGAAGGTGGCCGACAGCAAGGGCGTGGATATCAAGTCCTACCGCATCATCTACGAGCTCATTGACGAAGTGGACCGCCTGATCAAGGGCAATGTCGAGCCGGTGTTCGAGGAGAAATACCTCGGCCGCGCCGAAGTGCGCATGGTCATTCGCCACCCCAAGAGCGGCAACATCGCCGGGTCGTACATCACGGACGGCATGTTCAAGCGCAACGCCAAGGCCAAGGTCACGCGCGGCAAGCAGGTCGTCTATGAGGGTACGGTCGTGGGTCTCAAGCGCTTTAAGGACGATGTCCGTGAAGTGCAGACCGGCTACGAGTGCGGGATCAACCTGGACTGGAACGACGTGATGGAAGGCGACATCATCGAAGCCAGCGAAATGGTGGAAGTGGAACAGGCGTAAGCCAGGCTCAACACAGCGGGAGAGGCGTCCATAGCGGCGCCTCTCCCCTTTTTGGTTTCGTGTCGTTGCGGTACAGAGCCTGGAATCACCTGTTGCCTCTGGCCTGGGCATTTAGAGCACATCTATCTGTTGTACGGCTTCTCGTTGACCCAATGAAAGCCGCGCGTTTTAAGCGGTTCCCCGCTGACCTGGGTACGCTGACGGTCCGTGTTCAGGGCCGCTAGACCAGTCCGGACGTTAAAGGCCACTGCCACAAGCAGGAGCAGAGTCATCACCCAGGCGGCGGCAGTCGTCAGCCCCGATTGGGGCCTCCCCGAACGGGCCGGTACGGCCTCGCCTGTTACTAGGGCGCGCAGGCGGCGGGCATCCATCGCCAGCAGGACCACAGCTGCCAGGAGCAGATGGGCGCTGAAATTCTTGACCGGCACGTCGTAAAACAGGTTCAGGGCCAGCACATTGCTCATAGTTATGGCAGCCACCAGGGCGCCCAGCGTCACCGTCCGGCGGTGCAGCAGCAGCAGGGCCGGCAGTACCTCGGCCACACCCGCCACCCACTGGTAGCCGGGGCTGGCAGCCATGAAGCGCCACAGCAGGCCCATCGGACTGGACTCGGCGTAGGTGGTGCCCAGTTGCGCGGACGACAGCAGGTCAAACTGCCCAAGATTGAACTTGGCCATGCCGTAGACCGTGAGCCAGACGATTAAAACCACACGCAGGAACCGGCCAAGCGTCGTCAGCACCTGTGGGCGAAGGAGCGAGGGGGCCAGCGCCGTCCACGCCACACCCGCCATCAGGGAGGCCAGCAGGAGGCACAGCGTCCAGGCCCACAGCAGGGCGGTGTCCCCACTGCCGGTGGCTTCACCCAGAGGTGGGAGTGGCGTGCCGAATAGGGCGCGGCTTACAGCATCGGCCACAGGCCAGACGGTCTCCGCTGGAAGAAAGCCCTGCACCCCAGCCAGAAAGTACAGGGCCAGGTACGCGGCGCCGAAATGCAGCAGGAAGCGCCGCCACAGCGGCCAGACCTGCACCGGGGGCGACGCTTCGGGAGCCAGCGCAGGTAAGGCAGCAGTCATTCCTACAGCATGACCGCCGCCCCACACGCGCGCCAGCAGATCTGCCCTACTGCCGCTGGGCCAGTAATTCTTCCAGGCGGGCCACGTAGCCTTCCAGGGTGCGGAAGGTGGCCTGCACCGGCTCGGGGCTCAGCATGTCCACACCGGCTTCTTTCAGGGCGTCAATGGGGTCCAGGCTGCCGCCGGATTTCAGGAAGCGCAGATAGCGCTCACGGGCGGCTTCCGGATCAGCGGCAAACTGCTCCAGAATCTGGTGGGCCGCGCTGATGCCAGTCGCGTACTGGTAGGCATAGAAGTTGGCGTACAGGTGGGTGGAAAACTGTGCCCACAGGATGCCGCTGCGCTCCCGGTCCATCGTCACGCCGTCGCCATAGCCCTCGGCCAGCAGGTCGGCGGTCAGGGTGTTCAGGTCGGGGGCGCTGAGGGTCCCGCCCGCCTCAATCCGGCGGTAGGCTTCCAGCTCAAAGGCCGCCAGGGTCGGCATGATGAAAAAGTAGCGGTGAAAGTTCGACAGCGCCTCTTCGATAATCTGCACTTCAAAGGTGGTGTCGCCCTCAGCGCGGGCCTGTTGCAGCAGGTGCTGGCGGACCATCGCCTGATCGAAGTTGCTGGCCACCTCGGCATGAAACAGCGTGTAGCGCGGCACTGAGTACGGGTGCTCACGCTGTGAAAGCAGCGAGTGCATAGAGTGACCGATCTCGTGCGCCAGG
Above is a genomic segment from Deinococcus betulae containing:
- a CDS encoding YkgJ family cysteine cluster protein, which translates into the protein MTASPFPHESVTAPVQQAYARYERQAKSWLTGYAQRGGRVFCGAGCSACCTMPIRVSLAEALLMARAVDEAQASAVETHARAAVQNARTARDDDEYVRRHRLELGFCPILDRETGSCSRYEARPTRCRDTYSAFPAHYCEAETWERMSRREQAEYRREVARTPGTDGELHFIAPLEHLSEPVWAAAARAMRREWGLEVWGDFWLLTTLAADAKFMAAVAAGDARRAWQVASGRGLAHRMLLEFGE
- the rimP gene encoding ribosome maturation factor RimP, which produces MNNNATHNLEQLARTALDPLGYEVLEVQVQNLGGQPIVLIRIDRLDEQPVTVDDLTKASRAAEVEFDQADPIAGEYRLEFESPGGKRPLLRARHFERMLGLKARVRGEGGVAFTAPIQAVEGDRVTFMVGGEAQILTVGTFQANLAEFPDRHR
- the nusA gene encoding transcription termination factor NusA, which translates into the protein MSQPEFNFADALREVAQARNINELQLIEAFEQSLAQAYTRNVEPDKRIEVHLDPQSGELEVLVVREVVEKVEDEHLQISLADALELDPGVEIGMEMEFPVDREKFSRIALQAAKQTLTQKMRETERNVVFNEYKDREGQVLTAQVVRSDNKGNWFVELGAGEAILPPREQIPGEKLTPGNRVKIYLKEVRKTPKGPTILASRADERLLDYLLRQEIPEVANGIVEVKAISREAGQRSKVAVFSHNSNVDPIGACIGHRGNRIQAVTGELGRERVDVILWDGNTRDFIRNALSPAKVGLIEVQPERREATVTVTPDQLSLAIGKGGQNVRLAAKLTGFKIDLRETAAISDLDAAMQQALQDEQDGQNSGAAQSAFDALFKDSKSVATASPDDVE
- a CDS encoding YlxR family protein yields the protein MTGPQTLKHVPERTCVACRRKRPQGEFLRLTKVDGAWQLGQRPRQGRGAYLCADTPTCWQDKRLRRAFGAQATTVAELAQRTVTPGAPDS
- the infB gene encoding translation initiation factor IF-2, which encodes MSKVRIYTLAKDLGVENARMLEILDGLGVSYKSVSSTIEEDTVELIKQILAEEQGGEAPTAAAEPETATPAAAQPTTVQSAPAATAQSSAAPKAAEASTAVADPEAESEVPHRAPVVTIMGHVDHGKTSLLDYIRKTKVAAKEAGGITQHVGAFEAKTSKGKIVFIDTPGHEAFTTIRARGANVADIAIIVIAADDSLMPQTREAIAHAQAAKVPMIVAINKVDLPQADPERVKTDLTQLNLVPEEYGGDLVVVPVSAKTGEGVEDLLEYISLTAELEDLRADPKGKFSGVVIEGKVDKQAGVLATVMVQEGTLHVGDFLVVGEGYGKIKAMSDSAGARIKDAGPSTPVQILGFSEVPSSGETVSSAKNEHAAREVVAQRVDTRRDAENARVQRRLTLEEMMGPLGSVRTVNLILRADTQGSVEALQGILARKESDDVKINVMLAGIGAPTEGDVLLASTAEATILCFSVTPSGGVKKVADSKGVDIKSYRIIYELIDEVDRLIKGNVEPVFEEKYLGRAEVRMVIRHPKSGNIAGSYITDGMFKRNAKAKVTRGKQVVYEGTVVGLKRFKDDVREVQTGYECGINLDWNDVMEGDIIEASEMVEVEQA